One genomic window of Halovivax cerinus includes the following:
- the mfnA gene encoding tyrosine decarboxylase MfnA — translation MQAEPEGFDRVLSSMCTEPHPVAREAAERFLATNPGDPGTYPTVAELEDRAITMLGDIAGLDDPSGYVASGGTEANIQAVRIARERARTDGIESPTVVVPESGHFSFRKAADLLDVELILAPTDETHRVELDAVRERVDDATALVVGVAGSTEYGRVDPLGELGEIAHEAGALLHVDAAWGGFVLPFTDHEWTFAQAPVDTMTIDPHKMGQAAIPAGGLLVRDEALLDELAVDTPYLETTSQATLTGTRSGAGVASAVAAMDELWPGGYAAQYDRSQANADWLATRLADLGYDVVDPTLPLVAADVPTPTFEALRDEGWRISRTGTGELRVVCMPHVSRSMLESFVEDLAAVSGRTPTAVPTDD, via the coding sequence ATGCAGGCCGAGCCGGAGGGGTTCGACCGGGTCCTCTCGTCGATGTGTACGGAACCGCACCCGGTCGCCCGGGAGGCCGCCGAACGGTTTCTCGCGACGAATCCCGGCGACCCAGGGACCTACCCGACCGTCGCCGAGCTCGAGGATCGTGCAATCACGATGCTCGGTGACATCGCGGGCCTGGACGACCCTTCGGGGTACGTCGCCAGCGGCGGGACCGAGGCGAACATTCAGGCGGTTCGGATCGCCCGCGAGCGCGCGAGAACGGATGGTATCGAGTCACCGACCGTCGTCGTGCCCGAATCGGGTCACTTCAGTTTTCGGAAAGCCGCTGACCTCCTCGACGTCGAACTGATTCTCGCCCCGACCGACGAAACCCACCGCGTGGAACTCGACGCAGTACGCGAACGCGTCGACGATGCGACGGCGCTCGTCGTCGGCGTCGCCGGCAGCACCGAGTACGGTCGCGTCGACCCGCTGGGGGAACTCGGCGAGATCGCCCACGAGGCCGGCGCACTCTTACACGTCGACGCCGCCTGGGGCGGGTTCGTCCTCCCCTTTACTGACCACGAGTGGACCTTCGCCCAGGCGCCTGTCGACACGATGACGATCGATCCGCACAAGATGGGACAGGCGGCGATTCCCGCTGGCGGGCTGCTCGTCCGGGACGAGGCGCTCCTCGACGAACTCGCCGTCGACACCCCGTACCTGGAGACGACCTCGCAGGCGACGCTGACCGGCACCCGCTCGGGCGCCGGCGTCGCGAGCGCGGTCGCCGCGATGGACGAGCTGTGGCCCGGCGGCTACGCCGCCCAGTACGATCGATCACAGGCCAACGCCGACTGGCTCGCGACGCGGCTCGCCGACCTCGGCTACGACGTCGTCGATCCGACACTACCGCTGGTCGCTGCGGACGTGCCGACACCGACCTTCGAGGCGCTCCGGGACGAGGGCTGGCGAATCTCGCGTACCGGGACGGGCGAACTCCGCGTCGTCTGCATGCCCCACGTGAGCCGATCGATGCTCGAATCGTTCGTCGAGGACCTGGCAGCCGTCAGCGGGCGAACGCCAACGGCGGTACCAACGGACGATTGA
- a CDS encoding DUF7312 domain-containing protein, translated as MTGSRDSTNRSDRARDDRRSDDASGMESDDASRWTYDGHDGGESDDSTETEGVVPEPLSTPIPSGVIDEENAAFVVLGALTTVAVFVRMAGVAV; from the coding sequence ATGACCGGCTCCCGGGACTCGACGAACCGGAGTGACCGCGCACGTGACGACCGTCGATCGGACGACGCGTCCGGCATGGAATCGGACGACGCGTCCCGCTGGACGTACGACGGACACGATGGCGGCGAATCCGACGACTCGACCGAGACGGAGGGCGTCGTCCCAGAACCGCTCTCGACCCCTATTCCGTCGGGCGTCATCGACGAAGAGAACGCCGCGTTCGTCGTACTCGGTGCGCTGACGACCGTCGCCGTCTTCGTTCGAATGGCAGGCGTCGCCGTCTGA
- the metG gene encoding methionine--tRNA ligase — MSHEDFPTDRQAVVTCGLPYANGDLHIGHLRGYIGADAFTRALETLGQKTAYVSGSDMHGTPVAVNAEQEGVDPEDFALEWHEQYEETFPKFDVDFDNYGHTHDETNTELTQDIVRTLDEEGYIYEKEIQVAYDPQADQHLPDRYVEGTCPYCGAKARGDECDEGCQRHLEPGEVEDPKSTITGNPAEYRERSHKFFAVSEFADYLTEFLDGLEGTSNARNQPRQWIEDGLQDWCITRDMDWGIEYPTGDDSETDLVLYVWVDAPIEYIASTKQYTERVGADEYDWEQVWTGDGEIVHVIGRDIIQHHTIFWPAMLEGAGYTAPRAVAATGFITINGKGLSTSRNRAIWAKEYLDEGFHPDLLRYYLTTTGGLQQDVDFSWDAFQEKVNGELVGTVGNFWYRSLLFAQRNYDGTPDTDVSGEVEARIEDAIDEFREAVNEYSLRGVGQAAARLAQFGNEYIQRNEPWKLTDDDPDRAAQVIRDCVQLAKAVGVLLYPIAPGKARALWNQLGENGDVADAHVEDALDAPPQTFDEPGELFEKIEDDRVQELNEALETRIEEAASDDEATTEGSDETESDDTAGEQSTSMTDTDDLEPLTEDRISFEDFQELDIRVGQIESAEGIDGADDLARLDVNIGFETRQVVAGIKRLHDLDELPGTRCVLLANMEPAELFGVESNGMILAAGEEADLLTTHDDAELGEKIR; from the coding sequence ATGAGTCACGAAGACTTCCCGACGGACCGACAGGCGGTGGTGACCTGCGGGCTCCCGTACGCGAACGGAGACTTACACATCGGCCACCTCCGTGGCTACATCGGCGCGGATGCGTTCACGCGCGCGCTCGAAACGCTCGGCCAGAAGACGGCGTACGTTTCGGGGTCGGACATGCACGGCACGCCCGTCGCCGTCAACGCCGAGCAGGAGGGCGTCGACCCCGAGGACTTCGCCCTGGAGTGGCACGAACAGTACGAGGAGACGTTCCCGAAGTTCGACGTCGACTTCGACAACTACGGGCACACCCACGACGAGACGAACACCGAACTGACCCAGGATATCGTCCGGACGCTGGACGAAGAGGGGTACATCTACGAGAAGGAGATCCAGGTGGCGTACGATCCACAAGCCGACCAGCACCTGCCGGACCGGTACGTCGAGGGGACCTGTCCCTACTGCGGCGCGAAGGCCCGCGGCGACGAGTGCGACGAGGGGTGCCAGCGCCACCTCGAACCCGGCGAGGTCGAAGATCCGAAGAGTACGATCACCGGTAATCCGGCCGAGTACCGCGAACGGAGCCACAAGTTCTTCGCCGTCTCGGAGTTCGCCGACTACCTCACCGAATTCCTAGACGGCCTCGAAGGCACCTCGAACGCGCGCAATCAGCCTCGTCAGTGGATCGAAGACGGCCTGCAGGACTGGTGTATCACGCGCGACATGGACTGGGGGATCGAGTATCCAACCGGCGACGACAGCGAGACCGACCTCGTCCTCTACGTCTGGGTCGACGCGCCGATCGAGTACATCGCGAGCACGAAGCAGTACACCGAGCGGGTCGGCGCCGACGAGTACGACTGGGAACAGGTCTGGACGGGAGACGGCGAGATCGTCCACGTGATCGGCCGGGACATCATCCAGCACCACACGATCTTCTGGCCAGCGATGCTCGAAGGGGCGGGGTACACCGCTCCCAGGGCCGTGGCCGCGACCGGGTTCATCACCATCAACGGCAAGGGCCTCTCGACGAGTCGAAACCGCGCCATCTGGGCCAAAGAGTACCTCGACGAGGGCTTTCACCCCGACCTGCTGCGCTACTACCTGACGACGACCGGCGGCCTCCAGCAGGACGTCGACTTCTCCTGGGACGCCTTCCAGGAGAAGGTCAACGGCGAACTCGTCGGCACCGTCGGCAACTTCTGGTACCGGAGCCTGCTGTTCGCCCAGCGCAATTACGACGGGACGCCCGATACGGACGTCTCCGGAGAGGTCGAAGCGCGCATCGAGGACGCCATCGACGAGTTCCGTGAGGCGGTCAACGAGTACTCGCTGCGCGGCGTCGGTCAGGCCGCGGCGCGCCTCGCCCAGTTCGGTAACGAGTACATCCAGCGTAACGAGCCGTGGAAGCTCACCGACGACGATCCCGATCGGGCTGCACAGGTCATCCGGGACTGTGTGCAACTCGCGAAAGCTGTCGGCGTCCTCCTGTACCCGATCGCGCCCGGGAAGGCCCGGGCACTCTGGAACCAACTGGGCGAGAACGGCGACGTCGCCGATGCACACGTCGAGGATGCGCTCGATGCACCGCCGCAAACCTTCGACGAACCTGGCGAGCTCTTCGAGAAGATCGAGGACGACCGGGTCCAGGAACTGAACGAAGCGCTCGAAACGCGGATCGAGGAAGCGGCAAGCGACGACGAAGCGACGACCGAGGGGAGCGACGAAACCGAAAGCGACGACACTGCAGGCGAACAATCCACGAGCATGACCGACACAGACGACCTCGAACCGTTGACGGAGGATCGCATCAGCTTCGAAGACTTCCAGGAACTCGACATCCGCGTCGGGCAGATCGAGTCGGCCGAGGGCATCGACGGCGCCGACGATCTCGCCCGGCTCGACGTCAACATCGGCTTCGAGACGCGACAGGTCGTCGCCGGTATCAAACGGCTGCACGACCTGGACGAGCTCCCTGGGACGCGATGCGTTCTGCTCGCAAACATGGAACCGGCCGAGTTGTTCGGCGTCGAGTCGAACGGCATGATCCTCGCCGCCGGAGAAGAGGCCGACCTGCTCACCACCCACGACGACGCCGAACTCGGCGAGAAGATCCGATAG
- a CDS encoding NfeD family protein, translated as MLQTLASNAALVLLATGLVLMVLEAISPGAYIIVIGVALAGAGLIGTLAGGLGLFALAALTLVIGVAATWVYHEFDFYGGKGRAQTTSSSSLTGASGYVTKPVTERGGEVKLERGGFAPYYSARTSRGRIEEGTEVIVMDPGGGNVLTVEPIESVEQDEIDRALARDADASGDPARPEDSRDDDASDRTVLDEDAETERSG; from the coding sequence ATGCTCCAGACGCTGGCGTCGAACGCCGCGCTCGTTCTGCTCGCCACGGGTCTCGTCCTCATGGTCCTAGAGGCTATCTCGCCGGGCGCGTACATCATCGTCATCGGCGTCGCCCTCGCGGGAGCCGGTCTGATCGGGACGCTCGCCGGCGGACTCGGACTCTTTGCGCTGGCGGCGCTGACTCTGGTGATCGGCGTCGCCGCGACCTGGGTGTACCACGAGTTCGATTTCTACGGCGGGAAGGGTCGCGCCCAGACGACCAGTTCGAGTAGCCTCACCGGGGCGAGCGGATACGTCACGAAACCGGTGACCGAACGCGGCGGCGAAGTGAAACTCGAACGTGGCGGGTTCGCGCCGTACTACAGCGCCAGAACGAGTCGTGGCCGAATCGAAGAGGGGACGGAGGTGATCGTGATGGATCCGGGCGGCGGGAACGTCCTCACCGTCGAACCGATCGAATCGGTCGAGCAAGACGAGATCGACAGAGCGCTCGCGCGCGATGCGGATGCGTCCGGAGATCCAGCCCGACCGGAGGATAGCCGCGACGACGACGCCAGCGACCGAACCGTCCTCGACGAAGACGCCGAGACGGAGCGATCCGGGTAG
- the hmgA gene encoding hydroxymethylglutaryl-CoA reductase (NADPH): MTDSETLAERLRDGDLRLYELDDHADHDTAAEARRRFVEGETGATLETIGDYSFPAEAAESNVENMVGAAQVPMGVAGPVAVAGGAASGDYYLPLATTEGALLASVNRGLSVIDASGGSTARVTKNGMTRAPVFRVDGVVEAAETVEWVAENEPRLRAAAESTTSHGELLGIEPYVVGDSVYLRFSYDTKDAMGMNMATIATGEACDVVEAETPASLVALSGNLCSDKKPAAVNAVEGRGRSVTAEVVVPGDLVEERLGTTADGIVEANTRKNLIGSAKAGSLGFNAHAANVVAAAFLATGQDEAHVVEGSNAITTMETRERDGQGSADLYASISLASLQVGTVGGGTNLPTQAEALDVLGLRGGGEPAGENAEALAEVIAVGALAGELSLLAALSSRHLASAHESLGR, from the coding sequence ATGACCGACTCCGAGACCCTCGCCGAGCGCCTTCGGGACGGCGACCTCCGACTCTACGAACTGGACGACCACGCGGACCACGACACCGCCGCCGAAGCCCGTCGCCGGTTCGTCGAAGGGGAAACCGGCGCGACGCTCGAGACGATCGGCGACTACTCGTTCCCGGCCGAAGCGGCCGAGTCGAACGTCGAGAACATGGTCGGCGCCGCGCAGGTACCCATGGGCGTCGCCGGCCCGGTCGCCGTCGCCGGTGGCGCTGCGAGCGGCGACTACTACCTGCCCCTCGCGACGACCGAAGGGGCACTGCTGGCCTCGGTCAATCGCGGCCTCTCGGTCATCGACGCCTCGGGCGGCTCGACCGCTCGCGTAACCAAGAACGGAATGACCCGCGCGCCCGTGTTCCGGGTCGACGGCGTCGTCGAAGCGGCCGAGACCGTCGAGTGGGTGGCGGAGAACGAGCCCCGGTTGCGAGCGGCCGCCGAATCGACGACCAGTCACGGGGAGCTGCTCGGGATCGAACCGTACGTCGTCGGGGACTCGGTGTACCTGCGGTTTTCCTACGACACGAAGGACGCGATGGGGATGAACATGGCCACGATCGCGACCGGCGAGGCGTGCGACGTCGTTGAGGCGGAGACGCCGGCCTCCCTCGTGGCCCTCTCCGGCAACCTCTGCTCGGACAAGAAGCCGGCCGCCGTCAACGCCGTCGAGGGCCGCGGCCGGTCGGTCACGGCGGAGGTCGTGGTACCGGGCGACCTCGTCGAGGAGCGGCTGGGAACCACGGCCGACGGGATCGTCGAGGCCAACACGCGGAAGAACCTGATCGGCAGCGCGAAGGCCGGCAGCCTGGGATTCAACGCCCACGCCGCAAACGTCGTCGCGGCCGCCTTCCTCGCGACTGGGCAGGACGAAGCCCACGTCGTCGAGGGTTCGAACGCAATCACGACCATGGAAACACGCGAACGCGACGGGCAGGGATCGGCAGACCTCTACGCGAGTATCTCGCTCGCGTCCCTCCAGGTCGGAACCGTCGGCGGCGGCACGAACCTCCCGACCCAGGCGGAGGCGCTCGACGTCCTCGGGCTCCGCGGCGGCGGCGAACCGGCCGGCGAGAACGCCGAGGCATTGGCCGAAGTCATCGCCGTCGGCGCGCTGGCCGGCGAACTCTCCCTGCTCGCCGCGCTCTCCTCGCGACACCTCGCGAGCGCACACGAATCACTCGGTCGATAG
- a CDS encoding helix-turn-helix transcriptional regulator — MVIDIDTFEETPEPELGDLSNPERVLQFLLSNDDKAFKAAEIADETGIPSNSIATVLGRLEDRGLVRHKAAYWAIGEPERIASFGQYRRVTERLNERFGTEDREAWQEHAAGTPSTDEDE; from the coding sequence ATGGTCATCGATATCGATACGTTCGAAGAAACTCCAGAACCGGAACTGGGGGACCTGAGCAATCCGGAAAGAGTCCTCCAGTTTCTCCTCTCGAACGACGACAAAGCGTTCAAAGCTGCCGAAATTGCGGACGAAACTGGTATCCCATCGAACTCGATCGCGACTGTTCTCGGCCGCCTCGAAGACCGAGGGCTCGTTCGCCACAAGGCGGCGTACTGGGCGATCGGAGAACCGGAGCGCATCGCGTCGTTCGGTCAATACCGCCGCGTCACCGAGCGTTTGAACGAGCGATTCGGGACCGAGGACCGAGAGGCCTGGCAGGAACATGCAGCCGGGACACCGTCGACTGATGAAGACGAATGA
- the pyk gene encoding pyruvate kinase: MRNAKIVCTLGPASSDRETIHRLADAGMSVARLNASHGDTEDRAAFIERLRAVDEERDRPIAVMLDLQGPEVRTAPLERDGPVPLETGRTVRLEAGPSVSPETIGLSESLVGVTAGDRILLDDGLIELEVTEADGETVVARVESGGDLGSRKGVNVPGVDLGLETVTADDRAELELAAEYDVDYVAASFVRDADDVYAVNEVLEALGADVPLVSKIERADAVDNLDELIDASSGIMVARGDLGVELPMEDVPMIQKRIIRRGHEGGVPVITATEMLDSMVHSRRPTRAEASDVANAVLDGTDAVMLSAETAVGDHPVRVVETMDRIVREVERSGEYANVLENRVPKSGPSRTDALARASRYLARDVGADAIVAATESGYTARKAAKYRPSIPIVASTPHDDVRRELALSWGVTPVWAPVGDQGADAVIERAVQSAIDAGVASSGDTVVVLCGMMTDLEGANTTNMLKVHVAADTIETGRVVVEGRATGPIAHAPGGDLTDVPNGAILAVDDVAEFHGDVSKVAGIVDGRPGMTGYTALVARELGIPMLSDADCTDLEAGRTVTIDGGRGVVYDGNIATDTTGR; this comes from the coding sequence ATGAGAAACGCCAAGATCGTCTGCACGCTCGGCCCGGCCTCGAGCGACCGCGAGACGATCCATCGGCTGGCCGACGCGGGTATGTCCGTCGCGCGGCTGAACGCGAGCCACGGCGACACCGAGGACAGAGCCGCCTTCATCGAGCGACTCAGAGCGGTCGACGAGGAACGCGACCGCCCGATCGCCGTCATGCTCGACCTGCAGGGGCCGGAGGTGCGCACCGCTCCGCTCGAGCGTGACGGACCCGTACCGCTCGAGACCGGGCGGACGGTGCGGCTCGAAGCGGGGCCGAGCGTGTCGCCGGAGACGATCGGCCTCTCTGAGTCGCTCGTCGGAGTTACCGCCGGCGATCGAATCCTGCTCGACGACGGGCTGATCGAACTCGAAGTCACCGAAGCCGATGGGGAGACGGTCGTCGCTCGCGTCGAGAGCGGAGGCGACCTCGGCAGTCGAAAGGGGGTGAACGTGCCCGGGGTCGACCTCGGCCTCGAGACGGTCACGGCGGACGACCGCGCGGAACTCGAACTGGCCGCCGAGTACGACGTCGACTACGTCGCGGCGAGTTTCGTTCGCGATGCGGACGACGTCTACGCAGTCAACGAAGTACTCGAAGCGCTCGGCGCAGACGTTCCCCTCGTCTCGAAGATCGAGCGCGCGGACGCCGTGGATAACCTGGACGAGTTGATCGACGCGTCGTCGGGCATCATGGTCGCCCGCGGCGATCTCGGCGTCGAACTGCCGATGGAGGACGTCCCGATGATCCAGAAGCGGATCATCCGACGTGGACACGAAGGCGGCGTCCCGGTCATCACGGCGACCGAGATGCTCGACTCGATGGTTCACTCACGCCGGCCGACGCGTGCAGAGGCCTCGGACGTCGCGAACGCGGTGCTCGACGGGACGGACGCCGTCATGCTCTCGGCGGAGACGGCCGTCGGCGACCACCCCGTGCGCGTCGTCGAGACGATGGACCGGATCGTCCGTGAGGTCGAGCGATCGGGAGAGTACGCGAACGTCCTCGAGAACCGTGTCCCGAAGTCGGGACCGTCTCGTACCGACGCCCTCGCCAGGGCGTCGCGCTACCTCGCGCGTGACGTCGGCGCCGACGCGATCGTCGCCGCGACCGAGTCGGGCTACACCGCCCGGAAGGCGGCGAAGTACCGGCCGTCCATCCCGATCGTCGCCTCGACCCCTCACGACGACGTTCGCCGGGAGCTCGCGCTCTCCTGGGGTGTCACACCCGTCTGGGCGCCCGTCGGCGACCAGGGGGCCGACGCAGTCATCGAACGAGCGGTTCAGTCGGCGATCGATGCCGGCGTCGCATCGAGCGGTGATACGGTCGTCGTTCTCTGCGGCATGATGACCGATCTGGAGGGGGCGAACACGACTAACATGCTGAAGGTCCACGTGGCCGCAGACACCATCGAGACCGGCCGGGTCGTCGTCGAGGGGCGAGCGACGGGACCCATCGCGCACGCACCGGGAGGTGACCTGACGGACGTGCCGAACGGAGCGATCCTCGCGGTCGACGACGTCGCCGAATTCCACGGCGACGTCTCGAAGGTGGCCGGTATCGTCGACGGACGACCGGGAATGACGGGCTACACCGCACTGGTCGCGCGTGAACTCGGTATCCCCATGCTCAGCGACGCCGACTGCACCGACCTCGAAGCCGGTCGAACGGTGACCATCGACGGCGGGCGCGGCGTCGTCTACGACGGCAACATCGCGACGGACACCACAGGGCGGTGA
- a CDS encoding type II toxin-antitoxin system PemK/MazF family toxin: MTRDRTDVVYGADPFKGDQYSRPWCILTDEQYPFHGDQYLVVPLTTKNWYDGLVPIPERAWINGGTPEPSNLVPWTVHTIDEADIEFWQGTLEASLVDQVTSTLTSYLAGRSD; encoded by the coding sequence ATGACGCGGGACCGAACTGACGTCGTGTACGGTGCGGACCCGTTCAAAGGTGACCAGTATTCGAGACCCTGGTGTATCCTGACCGACGAACAGTACCCGTTTCACGGAGACCAGTATCTCGTCGTGCCATTGACGACGAAAAATTGGTACGACGGGCTCGTTCCTATCCCTGAACGCGCGTGGATCAACGGTGGGACGCCGGAACCGAGTAATCTCGTTCCGTGGACCGTCCACACCATCGACGAGGCCGATATCGAGTTCTGGCAGGGAACGCTCGAAGCATCACTCGTCGACCAGGTCACGTCGACGCTCACGTCGTATCTCGCCGGTCGGTCGGACTGA
- the ppsA gene encoding phosphoenolpyruvate synthase, giving the protein MAVLWLDEIGADDLESVGGKGASLGELTGAGLPVPPGFVVTAKTYREFIENAGIDEELFEVVDVDVEDSAALADAADRAQALIEDTPFPDELRAEILAAYREVGTSDEEAFVAVRSSATAEDLPDASFAGQQETFLNVTESELLDRVRRCWASLFTQRAIYYRQEQGFDHSAVNIAVVVQQMVDAEKSGVMFTSHPSTGDPTMIVEAAWGLGEAVVSGAVSPDNYVVDRENGAIDVTIADKKVKHEKDAETGETVEVEVAPEKREERVLSDADIDRLVQLGERVEDHYETPQDVEWAIVDGDVYMLQSRPITTISNADGISDATDTASAKSVTDGSGVEAAGVESVDGTATEGELLVDGLGSSPGRVAGPARLVEKLDDLDKVRQGDVIVTEMTTPDMVPAMKRATGIVTDEGGMTSHAAIVSRELGVPAIVGTTNATTVLEDGQQITLDGDKGQILAGKTVETDEETEPVEDVRPQSPVKPMTATEVKVNVSIPEAAERAAATGADGVGLLRTEHMILSLNRTPAKFIADEGVDAYVEELVDGIRGVADEFYPRPVRVRTLDAPTDEFRQLEGGEEEPDEHNPMLGYRGIRRSLDRPDVFAHELEAFRRLYDLGYDNVEIMLPLVNDAEDVYRSKRLMEEAGIDTEKRTWGVMIETPASALGVEEMADAGIDFASFGTNDLTQYTLAVDRNNEHVADRFDELHPAVLRLIGDVIERCREHDVDTSICGQAGSKPEMVRFLVNEGVSSISANIDAVRDVQHEVKRVEQKLLLDSVR; this is encoded by the coding sequence ATGGCTGTACTCTGGCTGGACGAGATCGGCGCCGACGACCTGGAATCCGTCGGGGGCAAGGGCGCGTCCCTGGGGGAACTCACCGGGGCGGGGTTGCCGGTCCCGCCTGGCTTCGTCGTCACCGCCAAGACCTACCGCGAGTTCATCGAGAACGCCGGTATCGACGAGGAACTGTTCGAAGTGGTCGACGTGGACGTCGAGGACTCGGCCGCCCTCGCCGACGCCGCCGACCGAGCGCAAGCACTCATCGAAGACACGCCGTTCCCGGACGAGTTGCGAGCGGAGATCCTCGCCGCCTACCGTGAGGTCGGTACGTCCGACGAAGAGGCGTTCGTCGCCGTCCGTTCGTCGGCGACAGCGGAGGACCTCCCCGATGCGTCGTTCGCCGGCCAACAGGAGACCTTCCTGAACGTCACCGAATCCGAGTTGCTCGACCGGGTTCGGCGCTGCTGGGCTTCGCTGTTCACACAGCGAGCGATCTACTACCGCCAGGAGCAGGGGTTCGACCACTCGGCGGTCAACATCGCCGTCGTCGTCCAGCAGATGGTCGACGCCGAGAAGTCCGGTGTCATGTTCACCAGTCACCCGTCCACGGGCGATCCGACGATGATCGTCGAGGCCGCCTGGGGGCTCGGTGAAGCCGTCGTCTCGGGCGCGGTTTCGCCCGACAACTACGTCGTCGACCGAGAGAACGGCGCGATCGACGTGACGATCGCCGACAAGAAGGTCAAACACGAGAAGGACGCAGAAACCGGCGAGACAGTCGAGGTCGAGGTCGCTCCCGAAAAACGCGAAGAGCGAGTCCTCTCTGATGCGGACATCGACCGGCTCGTCCAGCTGGGCGAGCGCGTCGAAGACCACTACGAGACGCCGCAGGACGTCGAGTGGGCGATCGTCGACGGTGACGTCTACATGCTTCAGTCGCGTCCGATCACGACGATTTCGAACGCCGACGGGATCAGCGACGCGACCGATACCGCTAGTGCCAAGAGCGTCACGGACGGCAGCGGCGTCGAAGCAGCAGGCGTCGAGTCGGTCGATGGAACGGCCACCGAAGGCGAACTGCTCGTCGACGGCCTCGGATCGAGCCCCGGACGCGTCGCCGGTCCGGCGCGACTCGTCGAGAAGTTAGACGACCTCGACAAGGTTCGCCAGGGCGACGTCATCGTCACAGAGATGACCACGCCGGACATGGTCCCGGCGATGAAGCGGGCCACGGGGATCGTCACCGACGAGGGTGGGATGACGAGTCACGCGGCGATCGTCTCGCGCGAACTCGGGGTCCCGGCCATCGTCGGGACGACGAACGCGACGACCGTACTCGAGGACGGCCAGCAGATCACCCTGGACGGCGACAAGGGCCAGATTCTCGCCGGGAAGACGGTCGAAACGGACGAGGAGACCGAACCGGTCGAAGACGTCCGCCCGCAGTCGCCGGTCAAGCCGATGACCGCGACGGAAGTGAAGGTCAACGTCTCCATCCCTGAAGCGGCCGAACGCGCCGCCGCGACCGGCGCCGACGGCGTCGGTCTCCTTCGCACCGAGCACATGATCCTCTCGCTCAACCGGACGCCGGCGAAGTTCATCGCCGACGAGGGTGTCGACGCCTACGTCGAGGAGTTAGTCGACGGGATCCGCGGCGTCGCCGACGAGTTCTACCCGCGCCCCGTCCGGGTTCGTACCCTCGACGCCCCGACCGACGAGTTCCGCCAGCTCGAAGGTGGCGAGGAAGAACCGGACGAGCACAATCCGATGCTCGGGTACCGGGGCATCCGCCGTAGCCTCGACCGTCCGGACGTCTTCGCCCACGAACTCGAAGCGTTCCGACGGCTCTACGACCTCGGCTACGACAACGTCGAGATCATGCTGCCGCTGGTCAACGACGCCGAAGACGTCTACCGCTCGAAGCGGCTCATGGAGGAGGCCGGAATCGATACCGAAAAGCGCACCTGGGGCGTCATGATCGAGACGCCGGCATCCGCACTCGGCGTCGAGGAGATGGCCGACGCGGGCATCGACTTCGCCTCCTTCGGAACGAACGACCTCACCCAGTACACCCTCGCGGTCGACCGCAACAACGAACACGTCGCCGATCGCTTCGACGAGCTCCACCCGGCGGTCCTTCGACTGATCGGCGACGTCATCGAGCGCTGTCGCGAACACGACGTCGACACCTCCATCTGCGGGCAGGCCGGCTCGAAACCCGAGATGGTCCGCTTCCTCGTCAACGAGGGGGTCAGCTCGATCTCGGCGAACATCGACGCCGTCCGCGACGTCCAGCACGAAGTCAAGCGCGTCGAGCAGAAGTTGCTGCTCGATTCGGTTCGGTAA